A stretch of DNA from Rhodothermales bacterium:
AGCCCGTGGGGACCGGCACAGAGATGCCGAGCTGGCTCCGGATCGTCTTGTGCTTACGGAGCAGCACGTCGAGGACGAGCCCGTCAATCTGGTTGTCCTTCCCGAACAGCGTCACCACGCGCACCTCCTTCCGGGGCTGCCCGTAGCGGTCCACGCGCCCCTCGCGCTGCTCGTGCCGCGTCGGGTTCCACGCGAGGTCGTAGTGCAGCACGGCGTCGAACGCTTCCTGCAGGTTGATCCCCTCAGAGAGGCAGTCGGTGGCTACGAGCACGCGCTTATCCGCCTGGGCCAGCTCGGCCACGCGGGCCTCACGCTCGGTCGGGGCCAGCAGGCCCGTCACCGCGGCGACTTCCACGCCTCGTAGCGCGGTGCGCAGCGCTTCGGCCACGTACTCCGCCGTCTGGATGAAGCGGCAGAACACGATAGGCTGGTGCCCATCCTTCAGCAGTCGCTTTACGAGGCTGATGCCCTTGGTGAGCTTCGCGTCTGCCGTGCCGCCGAGTGCCTCCGCCCGGCGGGCCAGTGCCCGCAGCCGCGCTTGGTCGGTCGAGCGCGTGTCGTCCTCAAGCGTCACGAGTGCGCCGTGCACGAGGTCGGCCCCCTCCGCGTCGTCGTCCACTGCCATGTCCATCACGCGATGCCGGCCAATCGCATCGGCCTCTGCTACGGTCTTAGCCTCTGCCGACGCGGCCCGGTTCGTGAGGGTCGCGGCGGCGGCGGCCGGACTGGAGGCCAGCGCCCGCAGCAGGCTGAGCGCGCTCCACCAGCGCACCCGCTGATCCCGGCTCCCCGATTCCGCCGACCCGACGCTCTCGCGGGTGTAGTCCAGTACGTCGTTGAAAAGCGTGGCGTACTCCGGGGTAAGCGTGTAGGCCCCCTCGCTCTCCTCGACCTCGATCCGCGTGGGGAACGGCGTGTCCTCGTCGGCGAAGTGCTTGATGTCTGCCCGGCGGCGTTGTACGAACTGCCCCGCGAGCTTCCGCCGGACGGGCTCCTGTGAGGGGCCGGTCAGGTCGGCCGGAAGATTTACGTAGCTCGTGTCCAACAGCGTCAGCAAGGACCGAAACGCCTCTTCCTTCCCACTGTGGGGCGTTGCCGTTACGAGGATGAGGTGGCGATGCGCGCCTTCCGCGAGCTTTTTGACCAGTTCGTGTCGCTGGTGCTGGGCGCCGCGGCCGTCCGCCTGGGCGCACGTGTGGGCCTCGTCCACGATGACGAGATCGGGGCACGAACGGACGAACTCGTCCCGCCGCCGGTCGCTCTTGACGTAGTCCATCGAGACAACGGTGTAGGGAAACACCTCAAAGATGGACTGCCGTGCGCTCGCGAACTTCTCCAGCCGCCGCGCCGTGCTCGGCAGCACCAGCTCTGCCTCAATGTGGAACTTCTCGGCCAGCTCGCGCTGCCACTGCTCGGCCAACTGGGGCGGGCAGAGCACGGTCAGTCCCCCTGCGTCACCGCGGGCAAGCAGTTCCTTTGCGATGAGCCCGGACTCGACCGTCTTTCCGATCCCTACGTCGTCGGCGATCAGGAGTCGCACGGGGTCCATCTTCAGGGCCATCAGGAGCGGCACAAGCTGGTACGACCGGGGCTCCACGCCCAGGCTCGCGAACGACCGGAACGGGCCGGCGCTGGCGCGGAAGCCCAACCGCACGGCGTCGTAGAGCATCCGCGCCGATCGGAAATCCCCGGCCCGAGCTGGGTCCGGCAGCGCGAACGTAGCGGAGCGGGCGTCCTCGAGGAGCGTGTCGAGCCCCGTGATCTCGTCGTCGGTCCCGCCGAGCGGGCGGAGCACGAGGAGCTCGTCTTGGCTTTCGGGGAGAACGACCCACTCGCGGCCGCGAGCGTGGACGAGGGAGCCTATGGCGAAGTCGGTCATCAGAGAAGCATTCAGGAGAGGGAGCCGAACACCGAGGGGTAGCGCCCCACGATGTCGCGCCAGTCGTCCTCGTGGTGGAAGCGGATGACCCAGTACCCGGCGTCTTCCAGTGCCGACGTCATCGCCTCGTCGCGACGCTGGCGGTCGGGGTAATCGTGGGGGGGACCGTCGACATACACGAGAGCATGGTGGTCCCGGTAGACGAAATCGGGGCGCGTGCCGTGCTCAGCCAGAAGAGGCTGCGCCTCCGACGGCAGCCGGAGCCCATGCCGCTCGAGGAACTCTAGCCACCGGCGCTCAAGACCGGAATCCGCCAGCCGGTCGAGCACGTCCCGGTGCTCCGCACGAGGTGCCACGGTAGGTGAGGCCTCGACGCGTGCCTTGGCAAGCTCTAGGAGTACGTCGCGAATCGCCAGCCGATCAAGAAGCGCGTGGTCTCGCTGGTTGCGGTAGCTCATGAGGCAGTCGTAGCAGGCCGCCTCGCAGCGCTCCTCCGCGCCCGGCGCCTGCCCGAGGTCGTCGCCGGTATCGGGGTCGAAATGGCACAGCCGGAGCGCCTCCCGTGCCACGAGCGCGAGGTCGTCCGGCGCGTCGAGCAGGCGGCGGAGCACGCCGGCCCCGCCTTCGGCCGCCTCGTAGATGAGGAGCTGGCGGCGGTCCCCAGCATTGGGTAGAGGCTCCGCGGCGAGCTCATCGTCCTCGAGCTGATAGTGCACCTGGAGGGCTTGCTTGAGCGCAGCCTGGAGCGAGGCCATCTGGTCCGGTTCCAGCGCTCGCCGCGGCGTTACGAGGAGGGCGTTGCGGCGGTCCTCGACGTACGGGATCACGCGTTGTGTCCGCTTCGACATGGCGTCGCCCGGGTCCTCGGCAGCCTGCTCGTTCGTGGCCCAGTACCCCCGCTCGGTGTCGAGCACGAACCCCATTTGGTGCTTGTCCTTCCGCCGCGCCCAGCCCGTGTTGATCCGCCAGAGCGTCGCGGCGTTACCATACGCTACCTCGGCGATGTCGTGGCCGTCTGCGCGAACGGACCCCATGCGCGCCGTAGGGCGCCCGTCCTGCTCCCCGAACCGGACACCGGTAACGATCTCGTATCCGAGCCGCATCCGCTCCTCCTCGTCGGAGGTGATGCGCTCGCGTCGCTTCGTGGAGACGTTCTCGAGCCGGAACAGCTGGGTCAGCGCAACCGACAGCTCCTCCCCACACCGCTCGCACACGTCGTAAGCGTCGACGTCGCCGGCGAGGGGGTGGAGGTAGCCACACTGCTCGCACCGCTTGGCCCGATGGGTGAGCACGCCGTCGTCTTGGCCGGGCGTCTCGGCAGCCACCGGGAGGATCACCTTGTTGATGACGTACTGCGACCCCTCGTGGTAGACGATAGCCCGAGGTCCGAACTCGCTGATGGCGAGGAACCGCGGTCGCGAGAGGAACTCGTCGTGCTGGCGTTTCCGCCGGGCGGGGATGTAGGCCGACAGGGGGAGGCGCGGGAAGTTGTAGCCGGGGAGGAACCCCTCGCTGGCGAAGTAGCGGTAGCTGTAGAAATCGCTCTGCCCCACGCTGTCGACCTGCGTCAGCAGCTCGAGCTGCTGCTCGGCCTCGCGCCGGAGCCGTTTGGCTTCGTTCTTATCACGGAGCCCGCGGGAGGCGTCCTTCACAATGGCCGTCTGCGCAGTGAACTGCGCGAGCGCCGAGCGGTAGAGGGAGCGCCACCGGTCGCACGCCTTGTCGAACTGCCGCGGCGCCTGGCGGAGCACGTCGTCGACCCAACTGGAACTATACCAGTCTGCATCGCCTAGCGCCTCTTGGACGGCACCGAGGATGTGACGGACCCGTTGCCCCGCCCGTTCGCGCGGCCCGTCGCCCTCGATCTGAGCACGCACGCGCTCGTGGAGCTCTAGGGAGGGCGTCTCGCCTTCCACGTCGAGCACGTCGAGGAGCGACTTACCAAGACTCAGGCGCGTCTCGGCCAACCACACAGCGTGGACGTGGGAGCGCACGAGGTCCTCATTGGCGAGGTCAAGCCGGGGAGGCGAGACGGCCCCCGCGACCATCCGCTCGGGCCGCCGGAAGAAGTATTGGTCGTGCGAGGAGCCGGTCGTGCAGTAGGTGAAGACGAGGGCAGGCTGGCCGCTTCGGCCGGCGCGGCCGCTCCGCTGGGCGTAGTTGGCCGGGGTGGGCGGGACGTTGCGGAGGTTGACGACGTTGAGGCTGCCGATGTCGACCCCCAGCTCCATCGTCGGCGAGCAGTAGAGGATGGGCAGGCGGGCGTCCTCGAAGCGCTCCTCGCGCTCCTCGCGCTCGGCGTAGGGCACCTGCGCGGTATGTTCACGGGCCTCCATCCCATGCAGTCCCTGAGCGACATGTCGGTAGAAGTCGACGAAGAAGGCGTTCGTCTGACCGCCCTCCTCGGGCAGTGCCGGCACGCGGATGGGGTCGTGGAACGATCGCTCTCCGCTCCCGGCCCGCCACACGAGTGCTGCAGCGGGGACCTGGTACCCAGGCACCTCGTCGTCTCCGTCCGGCTCCAGCACGCGCTCCACGAGCCCCGCCGTCCGCAGCGCCTCGAACAGCTGGCGGATGATCTCCTCCCGATCTTTCAGCGAAGGGCGCTCGTTTAGGTGCCCGAACGTAGTCGGACGGCCGAGCAGCAGCCCAAACCCGCCTCGGGCTGAGAGGAATGTGTGCCCGCGCCAGTCGCCCTTTTTACGCGATCGGGGCAGCACGGTCGTGGCCACCTCTAACTTCTCGTCCTCGTCCATGGCCCACGCGCCTGAGAGCCGCTGTGCGCTCTGCTGTTGCATCCGCTCCTGGAAGCGGGCATCGAGGTAATCGACCTTCACGGCGAGCTCGCGCCGCATGTAGTCGAGAAGGGCACGCGCCACGTGGCACCGCGTCGCCGCGTTGGCCTCGGCGAGGGCGGGGTGCAGCCCCGACCAGATATCGTCGGCATCACACAGCTCGTCGAGCGAGCGGTAGTCGATCTCGAGCAGGCCGGCTTGCTCCAGGTTCGGAGCCGTCACGCGCCATCCGCGCCGGAGATCGCGGTAGAGCCGGTAACCCAGCACTTGTCGGAATGCGTGCTCCGTGTCCTCCTTAGCGGCGAACCGGACGGTGGGGTCGGCGGCGTAGTCATCGAAGGGGAGCCGCATCGCATCCGCTACTCGCTGCGTAAGCTCGTCGTGGCGAATACCCCGCGCGCCGGCGTCCTCCACGGCTCGGTAGAGCGCGCCGCGGAGCAGGCCCACTTCGACGAAATCGTTGAAATGCCCAGCCTGGAGAGCGGCGTCCTGTCGGTTGTCCGTGAACGAGAGGAGCTTGCGGGCTTCCGCCTTGAGCGTCTGCTCCGTGCGAAGCCGTCGTACCGCCGAGAGACTTAGGATCGTCGTCGCAGTGCTCCGCCCCTCCGAGCCGAGCGTGGTGAGCTTGGCGAAGTCGCTGCGTTGGCGGCTCCCGTACGCGACCCCGCACCGTAAGCAGAATCTGAACGGAGCGGTGAGGAACGCGGCCCGTTGGCCGATTGGGTCTTCCAACCCATCTGCCGTCACGGCGACGGAGGACGGGAGGTACTTGCGCCGGTCTTTGCGCAGTCGCGCCCCCCCAGCAGTCTCCTCTAGCCAATCGTCCGGAAGCCGCATGGCGATTGCGGCATCGTCCTCTGGCCACGGCTGCGAGGTGCTCAAGTAGAGGAAGCCGGCCTCTCCTTCGAGCTCGTCGTTGTACTGGTCCCGGAGGTCGCGCGGCACGTACTGGACCCGGCCCGTGGCGGGGTCGGCCGTGCGACGGATGGTGTAGTACTCCTGCCCGCACTCGCGGCAGAAGGCGAGCGGGAGCAGCACCTTGTCGCGATTGCCGGGTACGTATTGTTGCTTGTGGACGGTGACGTACCGATCCCCCTCGCGCTCTGGCGATGCATGAACGGTGTCGCCCCGGCTGATGAACTGGTGAAGCCGGAAAGCGAAGGGGCGGAAGCCGGACGTGGGGTCGCGCCCAGCGTTATAGCCGGCCATAAGCCCCGCCTCCAGCTCGTGCGCGCACTGCTCTACCGAGACACCCGTGAGAACGCTCAGCTCTTGGGCAGCCCCGTCGTTACCGAGCAGGCTTCGCGGCGTCACCCGCGCAAGCCGCGAAGCCTCTTCGTCCCATCTGACGCCGAACACGCTCTCGATCCACCGAGAGAGCGGGTCGGCGATGAAGTCTTCGTAGCTCGGCGGCGCCTCCTTGCGACCCTCGTTCAAGCGCGTCGTGAGGGCGTCGATGAACGCCCCATCGTCAGATGACCAAGCACGAGTAGCCCGGCGTAGGGTCTCGCCGATGACGTCCTCGGTACGAACCTCACTCCCGAACAGCCGCGTCGCAACGTCGGCGACGGCCGCCTGCTGCTCGGCGTAGCTCCCCCCACTCGCCATTGTCGCCGACGTCCCGACGCACCGGAGGCCAGCCCCCCCCATCCGGTCGCGGACGCGTCGGACCAGGAGGGCGACATCCGCTCCCTGTCGGCCTCGGTACGTGTGGAGCTCGTCTAGCACGAGGAAGCGCAGCCCCTCTGCGGCTTTGATCAGGTTCCGCTCCTGGGGGCGGGTCATCAGGAGTTCCAGCATCACGTAGTTCGTGAGCAGGATGTCCGGCGGGTTCGCGACGATCGCCTTCTTTTGCGCATCGTTTTCCTGCCCCGTGTAACGTGCGAAGGTCGCCGGCGCGTTGCCAGTGGTCGGGTCGCCCAGAAACTTCTCGAGCTCGCCGTACTGGCTGTTCGCCAGCGCGTTCATGGGGTATACGACGATCGCCTTAATCCCTTGTCCGCTACCCGCGCGAAGGACGTGGTCCACAATGGGGACGATGTAGGAGAGGCTCTTCCCCGAGCCCGTCCCCGTAGTCAGGACGTAGTTGCGGCCCGCCTGAGCGACGCGGATGGCGTCGGCCTGGTGGCGGTACAACCGCAAGGATCGCCTGCCTCCGGTGTCTTGGTCGAGGCGGAAGATGTCAGCGCATGTCGGGTGAAGTACTCCCTCGTTGACTAGGTCATCCACGCGCTCGGCAGGTTCGAACGATGGATTGAGCTGGATCAGCGGGTCAGGCCAGAGCAGCCCGGACCGTAGCTCGTCCTCGACACGCTCTGCGATGCGCTCGTCCTCGATGCGAATGAAGCTGCGGATGTAGGAGGCGTAATCCCCCACCAGCGCCTCGCGTAACCCGAACACGTCCATAGAGTGGCCCCTACCTCTTTCTTTGAATCCCTGAACAGAGGGCTAATTCTGCTTGCCTCAACTCAACTGTGATACTGTTAGGAAGATAACCCATAGCATAGTCTGCTAGCCAAGTATCCTCTGGAGCAGCGGTGAGTCGCTTTGACAGGCTTGAGGGGAAGCGCTGTTCTTGAGAGAGCGTAGCCGCGATCGAGAGGAACGGATGATCGGTCCCTGGATTAGCACGTGCGAGTTAGCTTGTGGCCTTCCCAGGGACTAGAAGCGTATGCGCGTCTATATCGCCATCACCGATGCCAACTGGTTCAGCCACCTCTTCCAGCTGGCCCTGCGCCCCGAGGGGCTCGACGAGGCCAATTTCTGGAAGCCATCGGGGCGCACGGGCTTCCGGGCCTTGTCATTCGGCGAGCCTCTCCTGTTCAAGCTCCGCGTCGCTGACGGTGACGCCATCGCCGGCTTCGGTCTCTTCGCCGCCTTCCGCCACCTCAGCGTCCGCGAGGCGTGGCGAGCATTCGGCGAGGCCAACGGCGCAGCGTCCCTCGAGGAGATGGCCGCTCGCGTCGCTCAATACGTTGCTGGCGTGGAACTCGGATACGGAGCACTCCAGCACCGTGTCGGTTGCCTTCTTCTCGCCGCGCCCGTTCTCTTCCCCCGAGAGATGTGGATCCGAAAGCCCGACGACTGGGCTCCGTCGATCCAAGTGGGCAAGGGATACGACTCGACGCGAGGGGAAGGCCGCCGGATCTGGCAGGCATGCCTCGAGCGCACAGCCACGCTCGGCCAAGCCCTCGACCTGGGCGATCCGATGGACATTCCCACCGGCACGAGCCGTGAACTTGGAGCGCAGCGGACGCTCTTCAACGTCGACCCCGGCGAGCGCTATGGTGCCCCGAAGACCATCCGCCCCCGCCTCGGCCAGGGCACGTTCCGCTACGCCCTCGAACAGGCTTATGGCCGGTGCGCCGTCACGGGCGAACACTCGCTCCCCGCCCTCGACGCCGCCCACATCGTCCCCTACGGCGAGGGCGGCGACCACGCCCTCGAGAACGGACTCCTCCTCCGCGCCGACGTCCACCGCCTCTTCGACAGCGGCTACGTCACCGTCACCCCAGACTACGAGTTCCGCGTGAGCCGCCGCCTCCGCGACGACTACGACAATGGGAAAGTCTACTACCAACACGACGGCCAGACCATCTGGACGCCAGGCGCCCCGTACCCGAAGCCGGACCCCGAGCGGCTCGAACTCCATTCCACGAAGCGGTTCCTAGATGCGTAAGGGCAGCGCTAGTAAGGTGCATTCAGACGGCAGCCCCCGCGCATTCACGGCGCGCACGCTCGTCGAGCGAGCGGCGGGCCTCAACCGTAACACCCGCGGTGAGCGCCTCCCGTACGTCGCCGTGGAGCCCGGCCCCACGGAGCGAGGTACGCTCTGACTGTTGCAGCCACGCCAGTACGAACGAAGGCGAAGCAATGCGCACTGATTTGTCGGATATATGCCGTACCGGGTATCCAGGGGCGCACTGCATAATCAAACAAGCGGCCCAGAATCAGCGTTTCCGCTTCGTCTGGGCCGCTTTAGGGGCGTGGAGCTAAGGAGATTCGAACTCCTGACCTCTGCAGTGCGATTGCAGCGCTCTACCAACTGAGCTATAGCCCCGGTGGAGCACCCAATATACAACGCCGCGCAGGCGGTTCAAGACGGTGTCCCCGCGCGCCGGCGTCCTAATCCGCTTTTCACTCAGCGTCCGCCAGCACGCACGCGAAGAGCAGCGGCGCCACGATCGTCGCGTCGCTCTCGACGACGTACTTCGGCGTGTCGGGGCCGAGCTTGCCCCACGTGATCTTCTCGTTCGGCACGGCGCCGGAGTACGAGCCGAAGCTCGTCGTGGAGTCGGAGATCTGGCAGAAGTAAGCCCACAGCGGCGTCCGCCGGTCCATGTCCTGCTCCAGCATCGGGACGACGCAGATGGGGAAGTCACCCGCGATGCCACCGCCGATCTGGAAGAAGCCGATGCCGCCGTCGGCGCTCGTCTCGGTGTACCAGTCGGCCAGCCAGGTCATGTACTCGATCCCGGTCTTGACGGTGTGCGGGCTCTTCACGTCGCCCAGCAGGACGTGAGCGGCGAAGATGTTGCCCGACGTGGAGTCCTCCCAACCCGGGACGACGATGGGGAGGCCCTTCTCAGCCGCGGCGACGAGCCACGAGTCCTTCGGATCGATCTGGTAGTACCCCTCCAACTCGCCCGAGCGGATGATCCGGTAGAGGTACTCGTGCGGGAAGTAGCGCTCGCCGTCGGCCTCGGCCTGCGTCCACTGCCCGACGAGGGCTTTTTCGAGTCGGCGGAACGCTTCTTCCTCGGGGATGCAGGTGTCGGTGACGCGGTTCATCCCGCGCTCCAGAAGCGCCTGCTCGTCGGCCGGGCTGAGGTCGCGGTAGTGGGGGACGCGCTCGTAAAAGTCGTGGGCGACGAGGTTGAAGAGGTCCTCTTCGAGGTTCGCGCCGGTGCAGGAGATGATGTGGACCTTGTCCTGCCGGATCATCTCGGCGAGGCTGAGCCCGAGCTCGGCCGTGCTCATCGCCCCGGCGAGGGAGACCAGCATCCGCCCGCCGCCGTCGAGGTGGGCGCGGTAGCCGTCGGCGGCGTCGACGAGCGCGGCGGCGTTGAAGTGGCGGTAGTGGTGCCGGACGAAGCGGGCGACGGCGGCGTAGTCGGTGGCGGTCTGGGTGTCGACGGGCATGGGCTTCAGAGAATGGAGGAGGCGAGGAATCGAAGGGTCGAGGATCGGGGAGGCGAAGAATCGGGGAGACGAGGAATCGAAGACGGCGACACGGCGGGCGGGCTCTGCGTCTCTTCCGCTCTTCGACTCTTCCGTTCTTCGTCTCTTTGCGAGTGGGGCGGCGCGAACCGGAGGCGTCGCGCGGGGTTCCAACGGACAGCCGCTGGTGGCCGCGCGCGTATCCGAAGTTTACGCAAGACGCGCCGGCTATCGGAACTGCCCCAGCGTCGTTCCGTTTAGCGCGCCGTGTCCCGACCCCGTGCTTTCCGCCTCTAGCCCACCGTTCTATTGAGCCCTGACACCCTCGCCCCCACGCCCGACGCCGTCGCCGCCGAACTCACCGAAGCGGAAGCTTGGACCCCGGCCGACGCCGAGCGGCTCTACCACGTCCCGTCCTGGGGCGAGCGCTACTTCCACGTCAACGAGCGTGGGCACGCGGCCGTCCGCCCGTGCTACGGCAGCGACCTCTCCGTCGACATCCACGCCGTCGCCGAGGAGCTCGGGCGGCAGGGCGTCGAGTTCCCCGCCCTTATCCGGTTCCAGGACCTCCTCGCCACGCGCGTCACCGAGCTGAACGAGGCGTTCCGCTCGGCCATCTCCGAGGCGGGGTACGAGGGGCGCTACACCGGCGTCTACCCGATCAAGGTCAACCAGCTCCGCGAGGTCGTCGAGGACATCGTCGAGGCGGGGAAGCCGTACGACTTCGGGCTGGAGTGTGGGTCGAAGGCCGAGCTCGTCGCCACGCTCTCGCACCTCGAAGACGACGAGACGCTGCTGATCTGCAACGGCTATAAGGACAATGAAATGCTCCGGCTGATGCTGACCTTCCAGCGGCTCGGCAAGAACGTCATCCCCGTCGTCGAGAAGCTGGCCGAGTTCGAAGCGATCGAGCGGCTGGCGAACGAGATGGGCGTCGAGCCCCGGTTCGGCCTCCGCGTCCGCCTCGCGGCGAGCGGCTCCGGCAAGTGGGCCGAGTCCGGCGGCGACCACTCGAAGTTCGGCGTCTCGACGCCGGACCTCCTCGACATCGTGGACCGGCTGGAGGCGACGGGGCGGACCGAGGCGCTGCACCTGCTCCACTTCCACCTCGGCAGCCAGATCGCCGACATCAACAACCTCAAGGCGGCCGTCCGCGAGATCTCCCGCGTCTACGCCTACCTCCGCCACCGCGGCCTCCCCGTCCGCTACATCGACTGCGGCGGCGGGCTCGGCGTGAACTACGAGGCCGGCGCGCTCGGCTCCCACGGCGCCGTCGATTACTCGGTGCAGGAGTACGCCAACGCCATCGTCTTCGCCGTGAAGGAGATTTGCGACGCCGAGGAGGTCCCGCACCCCACGCTCGTGAGCGAGAACGGCCGCGCCCTCACCGCCCACCACTCCGTCCTCATCGTCGAGGTCTTCGGCGCGACGACGAAGCCGGAGGCCGACCCGGATTGGACGCCTGCGAAGGGCGATCACGCCATCCTCCACGAGCTCCACCGCATCCACGACCTCGTCCGCTCGAACGGCCGCGGGCTCCGCCTCGCCGAGATCCTCGAAGCCTACCACGACGCCGCCGAGCAGCGCCAGCAGGCCGACACCCTCTTCTCGTTCGGCTACCTCGACCTCGCCGAGAAGGCCCGCGCCGAGCGGCTCTACTGGAGCGTCTGCCGCGCCATCAACCAGCGCGTCCACCGCGCCGACCCCGAGTGGCTCCCGCCCGACCTCGACGCGCTCGACGACCACCTCGTCGACCAGTACCTCTGCGCGTTCTCCGTCTTCCAGTCGATCCTCGATCACTGGGCGATCGGCCAGCGCTTCCCGATCATGCCGATCCACCGGCTCGACGAGGAGCCCACGAGACGCGCCACGCTCGTCGACCTCACGTGTGACTCCGACGGGAAGGTGAGCCACTTCGTCGCGCCCGACCACGACAAGCGCTTCCTCGAAGTCCACCCGCTCGAGAAGGACGGCCGCTACTTCCTCGGCTTCTTCCTGATGGGGGCCTACCAGGACATCCTCGGCGACACGCACAACCTGTTCGGCGGCGTCACCGAGGCCCACGTCTACGCCGACGACGAGGAGCCGGAGAACTTCTACGTCGAGACCGTGATTCGGGGCACGACGGTGCAGGAGATGCTCGGGCGCGTCCAGTACTTCCCGCAGGGTCTGGAGAAGAAGATGGAACTGCTCCTCCGCAAGAAGTCG
This window harbors:
- a CDS encoding deoxyhypusine synthase family protein produces the protein MPVDTQTATDYAAVARFVRHHYRHFNAAALVDAADGYRAHLDGGGRMLVSLAGAMSTAELGLSLAEMIRQDKVHIISCTGANLEEDLFNLVAHDFYERVPHYRDLSPADEQALLERGMNRVTDTCIPEEEAFRRLEKALVGQWTQAEADGERYFPHEYLYRIIRSGELEGYYQIDPKDSWLVAAAEKGLPIVVPGWEDSTSGNIFAAHVLLGDVKSPHTVKTGIEYMTWLADWYTETSADGGIGFFQIGGGIAGDFPICVVPMLEQDMDRRTPLWAYFCQISDSTTSFGSYSGAVPNEKITWGKLGPDTPKYVVESDATIVAPLLFACVLADAE
- a CDS encoding helicase-related protein produces the protein MTDFAIGSLVHARGREWVVLPESQDELLVLRPLGGTDDEITGLDTLLEDARSATFALPDPARAGDFRSARMLYDAVRLGFRASAGPFRSFASLGVEPRSYQLVPLLMALKMDPVRLLIADDVGIGKTVESGLIAKELLARGDAGGLTVLCPPQLAEQWQRELAEKFHIEAELVLPSTARRLEKFASARQSIFEVFPYTVVSMDYVKSDRRRDEFVRSCPDLVIVDEAHTCAQADGRGAQHQRHELVKKLAEGAHRHLILVTATPHSGKEEAFRSLLTLLDTSYVNLPADLTGPSQEPVRRKLAGQFVQRRRADIKHFADEDTPFPTRIEVEESEGAYTLTPEYATLFNDVLDYTRESVGSAESGSRDQRVRWWSALSLLRALASSPAAAAATLTNRAASAEAKTVAEADAIGRHRVMDMAVDDDAEGADLVHGALVTLEDDTRSTDQARLRALARRAEALGGTADAKLTKGISLVKRLLKDGHQPIVFCRFIQTAEYVAEALRTALRGVEVAAVTGLLAPTEREARVAELAQADKRVLVATDCLSEGINLQEAFDAVLHYDLAWNPTRHEQREGRVDRYGQPRKEVRVVTLFGKDNQIDGLVLDVLLRKHKTIRSQLGISVPVPTGSDALVEAVFEGLVLRGARVSSQQMGLFDDLTKEQFEDVHTEWEESATKETRSRTMFAQERIKTDDVVRELEAIRSAIGGPLDVRRFVTDAIRTHGGVVAQDHGGEVVRLDLTETPRSLQDAVGGRQELRVRFEGPVDDGEVRLVRTHPFVEGLASHVLDAALDGEGVARRSGVVRTQAVTTRTTVLLVRFRFHLVVTREGEERAMLAEDVGVLGFQGAPSDPTWLPEGLAAASLSATPDANIGPDQARHFLQRVTDEFDALRPKIEAEAKRRGDDLLDAHRRVRDAAKATGRYTVQHQDEPDVLGVFILLPAA
- a CDS encoding DEAD/DEAH box helicase gives rise to the protein MGDYASYIRSFIRIEDERIAERVEDELRSGLLWPDPLIQLNPSFEPAERVDDLVNEGVLHPTCADIFRLDQDTGGRRSLRLYRHQADAIRVAQAGRNYVLTTGTGSGKSLSYIVPIVDHVLRAGSGQGIKAIVVYPMNALANSQYGELEKFLGDPTTGNAPATFARYTGQENDAQKKAIVANPPDILLTNYVMLELLMTRPQERNLIKAAEGLRFLVLDELHTYRGRQGADVALLVRRVRDRMGGAGLRCVGTSATMASGGSYAEQQAAVADVATRLFGSEVRTEDVIGETLRRATRAWSSDDGAFIDALTTRLNEGRKEAPPSYEDFIADPLSRWIESVFGVRWDEEASRLARVTPRSLLGNDGAAQELSVLTGVSVEQCAHELEAGLMAGYNAGRDPTSGFRPFAFRLHQFISRGDTVHASPEREGDRYVTVHKQQYVPGNRDKVLLPLAFCRECGQEYYTIRRTADPATGRVQYVPRDLRDQYNDELEGEAGFLYLSTSQPWPEDDAAIAMRLPDDWLEETAGGARLRKDRRKYLPSSVAVTADGLEDPIGQRAAFLTAPFRFCLRCGVAYGSRQRSDFAKLTTLGSEGRSTATTILSLSAVRRLRTEQTLKAEARKLLSFTDNRQDAALQAGHFNDFVEVGLLRGALYRAVEDAGARGIRHDELTQRVADAMRLPFDDYAADPTVRFAAKEDTEHAFRQVLGYRLYRDLRRGWRVTAPNLEQAGLLEIDYRSLDELCDADDIWSGLHPALAEANAATRCHVARALLDYMRRELAVKVDYLDARFQERMQQQSAQRLSGAWAMDEDEKLEVATTVLPRSRKKGDWRGHTFLSARGGFGLLLGRPTTFGHLNERPSLKDREEIIRQLFEALRTAGLVERVLEPDGDDEVPGYQVPAAALVWRAGSGERSFHDPIRVPALPEEGGQTNAFFVDFYRHVAQGLHGMEAREHTAQVPYAEREEREERFEDARLPILYCSPTMELGVDIGSLNVVNLRNVPPTPANYAQRSGRAGRSGQPALVFTYCTTGSSHDQYFFRRPERMVAGAVSPPRLDLANEDLVRSHVHAVWLAETRLSLGKSLLDVLDVEGETPSLELHERVRAQIEGDGPRERAGQRVRHILGAVQEALGDADWYSSSWVDDVLRQAPRQFDKACDRWRSLYRSALAQFTAQTAIVKDASRGLRDKNEAKRLRREAEQQLELLTQVDSVGQSDFYSYRYFASEGFLPGYNFPRLPLSAYIPARRKRQHDEFLSRPRFLAISEFGPRAIVYHEGSQYVINKVILPVAAETPGQDDGVLTHRAKRCEQCGYLHPLAGDVDAYDVCERCGEELSVALTQLFRLENVSTKRRERITSDEEERMRLGYEIVTGVRFGEQDGRPTARMGSVRADGHDIAEVAYGNAATLWRINTGWARRKDKHQMGFVLDTERGYWATNEQAAEDPGDAMSKRTQRVIPYVEDRRNALLVTPRRALEPDQMASLQAALKQALQVHYQLEDDELAAEPLPNAGDRRQLLIYEAAEGGAGVLRRLLDAPDDLALVAREALRLCHFDPDTGDDLGQAPGAEERCEAACYDCLMSYRNQRDHALLDRLAIRDVLLELAKARVEASPTVAPRAEHRDVLDRLADSGLERRWLEFLERHGLRLPSEAQPLLAEHGTRPDFVYRDHHALVYVDGPPHDYPDRQRRDEAMTSALEDAGYWVIRFHHEDDWRDIVGRYPSVFGSLS
- a CDS encoding HNH endonuclease, producing the protein MRVYIAITDANWFSHLFQLALRPEGLDEANFWKPSGRTGFRALSFGEPLLFKLRVADGDAIAGFGLFAAFRHLSVREAWRAFGEANGAASLEEMAARVAQYVAGVELGYGALQHRVGCLLLAAPVLFPREMWIRKPDDWAPSIQVGKGYDSTRGEGRRIWQACLERTATLGQALDLGDPMDIPTGTSRELGAQRTLFNVDPGERYGAPKTIRPRLGQGTFRYALEQAYGRCAVTGEHSLPALDAAHIVPYGEGGDHALENGLLLRADVHRLFDSGYVTVTPDYEFRVSRRLRDDYDNGKVYYQHDGQTIWTPGAPYPKPDPERLELHSTKRFLDA